In Ferroplasma sp., a single window of DNA contains:
- a CDS encoding M13 family metallopeptidase — protein sequence MDSPEEILNRYIGFSKDYMDDTRDPTSDFYRYCNGKWLEKTPIPEDRSRYGAFDMLYEKNMYILRKILEDSEKEPGSPEEKMLGDFYRSAMDTGRIEELKFQPIEGFMKKLEIRSRDDLPALISDLSINGVQVPFDIGSAEDAKNADIYSLYISQGGLTLPDRDYYLNDSMKPILEAYAKHIETMFTLYGYSKERARESAKTVVRLETEMAKFSRSKTDLRDVEKAYNPFKMEELYSKYPEMGFSAFFGKTGFSAPEYAIIDAPEFFEKTNHLLKSESLENIVEYLKWKILTGSAPFLHDDVVKENFNFFRKTLLGQEKITPRWKTVVSVIDSSIGDYLGKVYVEKYFGREAVEKITVLVNDIKATFRERLEKVPWMGEETRKRALLKFSKFNAKIGYPEHFKDYSSVEIKPDDYLGNVLRSGYYETNRQMQRIGKPVDKTEWFMTPPTVNAYFNPTGNEIVFPAGIMQPPFFDPEMDDAVNYGGIGGVIAHEITHGYDDQGSHFDENGNMVNWWSEEDRKRFDDLAQKVVDLYSSQEILPGLNVNGKLTLGENIADLGAVLIAYDALQKRLKAEPEKNKDIDGLSPQQRFFISWGQVWRTQIRDNEARRLATIDPHSPGSVRSQIPPWNHPEFCKTFNREKTGREKIIMW from the coding sequence ATGGATAGCCCGGAAGAAATTTTAAACAGGTATATAGGTTTTTCAAAGGATTACATGGATGATACCAGGGACCCTACATCAGATTTTTACCGTTACTGCAACGGCAAATGGCTGGAAAAAACACCAATACCAGAGGACAGGTCAAGATATGGGGCTTTTGACATGCTTTATGAGAAGAATATGTACATACTCCGGAAAATACTGGAAGATTCTGAAAAAGAACCTGGAAGCCCGGAGGAAAAGATGCTTGGGGACTTTTACAGGTCTGCAATGGACACAGGCAGGATCGAAGAATTAAAATTCCAGCCCATAGAGGGTTTTATGAAGAAACTGGAAATCCGGTCAAGGGATGATCTGCCAGCCCTGATATCGGATCTTTCCATAAACGGTGTGCAGGTTCCCTTTGATATTGGCAGTGCGGAGGATGCAAAAAATGCAGATATTTACTCGCTGTATATCTCACAGGGAGGCCTAACCCTGCCGGATAGGGACTATTACCTCAATGATTCCATGAAGCCTATCCTGGAGGCCTATGCCAAACATATAGAAACCATGTTTACACTGTACGGTTACAGTAAAGAGAGGGCCCGGGAATCTGCCAAAACTGTTGTAAGGCTTGAGACAGAGATGGCAAAATTCAGCAGGAGCAAGACTGATTTAAGGGATGTTGAAAAGGCATATAATCCTTTTAAAATGGAAGAACTTTACAGCAAATACCCTGAAATGGGGTTCAGCGCATTTTTCGGCAAAACCGGATTCAGTGCACCTGAATATGCAATAATTGATGCACCTGAATTTTTTGAAAAAACAAATCATCTATTAAAGTCAGAAAGCCTGGAAAACATAGTTGAATATTTAAAATGGAAGATCCTGACCGGATCGGCACCCTTCCTCCATGATGATGTGGTAAAGGAGAACTTTAATTTCTTCAGGAAAACCCTGCTGGGCCAGGAGAAGATAACACCAAGATGGAAAACAGTGGTAAGCGTAATTGATTCCTCAATCGGTGACTACCTTGGCAAGGTTTACGTGGAGAAATATTTCGGAAGGGAGGCAGTTGAAAAGATTACTGTGCTGGTAAACGATATAAAGGCAACATTCCGGGAAAGGCTTGAAAAAGTACCATGGATGGGTGAGGAAACCAGAAAGCGGGCACTGCTGAAATTCTCAAAGTTCAATGCCAAAATCGGATATCCTGAGCACTTCAAGGATTACTCTTCTGTTGAGATAAAGCCGGATGATTATCTTGGAAATGTTCTGAGGTCAGGGTACTATGAAACCAACAGGCAGATGCAGAGAATAGGCAAGCCTGTGGATAAGACAGAGTGGTTTATGACCCCTCCAACTGTAAATGCATATTTCAATCCCACGGGGAACGAAATAGTATTTCCGGCCGGAATCATGCAGCCGCCATTTTTTGACCCTGAGATGGATGATGCCGTGAATTATGGTGGAATCGGTGGGGTCATAGCCCATGAAATAACACATGGATATGATGACCAGGGAAGCCACTTCGATGAAAATGGCAATATGGTAAACTGGTGGAGCGAGGAGGACAGGAAAAGGTTTGATGACCTGGCACAGAAGGTTGTGGACCTCTACAGCTCCCAGGAAATTCTGCCAGGGCTTAATGTAAATGGAAAGTTAACACTGGGTGAAAATATTGCAGACCTTGGTGCTGTGCTCATAGCGTATGATGCCCTCCAGAAGAGGCTGAAGGCCGAACCGGAGAAAAATAAGGACATAGACGGGCTTTCCCCGCAGCAGAGGTTCTTCATATCATGGGGGCAGGTCTGGAGAACGCAGATAAGGGACAATGAGGCAAGAAGGCTGGCTACCATAGATCCACATTCTCCAGGTTCTGTCAGGTCCCAGATTCCACCATGGAATCACCCTGAATTTTGCAAAACATTTAACCGCGAAAAAACAGGCAGGGAAAAAATTATAATGTGGTAA
- a CDS encoding transferase has translation MPVVMIGHSKTVRLPKGYRPIRQSDVNLEFESGDRKMRDYHLSYFYDWSRGDNNIVIVRESVRGTIDGVVMFRLVPNIEHPKTIVVEMLARNFAAGGSSGAGYDLLAVIEHYIAYQLGIERIDIEAIGDLEGYYESLGYSPTGEKYYDSSWKEIVNMTKKLK, from the coding sequence ATGCCAGTAGTTATGATAGGTCATTCAAAAACTGTGAGGCTCCCAAAGGGCTACAGGCCCATACGGCAATCTGATGTCAACCTGGAATTTGAGTCAGGTGACAGAAAGATGAGGGATTACCATTTATCATACTTTTACGACTGGAGCCGGGGAGACAATAACATAGTTATTGTGAGGGAATCGGTCAGGGGCACTATTGACGGTGTGGTTATGTTCAGGCTTGTTCCAAATATCGAGCATCCGAAAACTATAGTTGTGGAAATGCTTGCTAGAAATTTTGCAGCAGGAGGCAGTTCGGGGGCTGGATACGATCTCCTTGCAGTCATAGAGCATTACATAGCGTACCAGCTTGGAATAGAAAGAATAGACATAGAGGCTATCGGGGACCTTGAGGGTTATTATGAATCCCTGGGCTATTCTCCAACAGGTGAAAAATATTACGATTCATCCTGGAAGGAAATCGTGAATATGACCAAGAAATTAAAATAA
- a CDS encoding glycerol kinase GlpK, with amino-acid sequence MLRWLYTVNKYILSIDAGTTNSKAVIFDTEGNVVSKYTVRMQSKYPREGWVEQDPYYILSAVKTSISKALKSAGMPPWEIQCAGITNQRETTIIWDRKTGIPVYNAIVWQDRRTEAIMKALSDYSPDISKKTGLRLDPYFSAGKIKWILDNVEGARERAMNGDLVFGTVDSWILFNLDGSHPCYTDYTNASRTMLFDIRKLEWDSGLLSIFGIPDVLLPDVFPSLNEFGSISIGRNKEIPVYSIIGDQQSALFGHSSTSSGMAKITYGTGSFAMLNTGTDIPKSGALINTVAFGLHGRKVNYALEGSVFSAGFAIDWVKNLLHVRSFARFEEMAETARPQNSFMVPAFSGMGSPYWDPDARGLIIGLSGSSGRRDFARMAYESVAFQTEDVLREMEKASQIRAARVDGGLSISNFLMQLQADLSGIKIMKTGSPEITAAGAAYIAGIAAGIWEIDDIQVMARIEKEYIPEDGKNNALERYPLWREAVTRSLKWVDSNQKQQNII; translated from the coding sequence ATACTCCGGTGGTTATATACGGTAAATAAATACATACTTTCAATAGACGCAGGAACCACAAATTCCAAGGCAGTTATATTCGACACAGAGGGCAATGTTGTCTCAAAATATACAGTGAGAATGCAATCCAAATATCCACGGGAGGGATGGGTTGAGCAGGATCCATATTATATACTTTCTGCTGTAAAGACATCCATATCAAAGGCGCTGAAAAGTGCAGGAATGCCCCCATGGGAGATACAGTGTGCCGGAATAACCAACCAGCGTGAGACTACCATTATATGGGACAGAAAGACAGGCATACCTGTATACAATGCAATTGTATGGCAGGACAGGAGAACTGAAGCCATTATGAAGGCGCTTTCAGATTATAGCCCGGATATCAGCAAAAAAACAGGGCTCAGGCTCGACCCCTATTTCAGTGCCGGAAAAATCAAATGGATACTGGACAATGTGGAGGGTGCAAGAGAAAGGGCTATGAATGGAGACCTTGTTTTTGGTACTGTTGATTCCTGGATACTTTTTAATCTTGATGGTTCACATCCATGCTATACTGATTACACAAATGCATCACGTACCATGCTTTTCGATATAAGGAAACTGGAATGGGATTCGGGCCTGCTGTCCATATTCGGAATCCCTGATGTTTTGCTTCCGGATGTATTTCCATCCTTGAATGAATTCGGCAGCATTTCCATAGGCAGGAATAAAGAAATACCTGTATATTCAATTATAGGAGACCAGCAATCTGCGCTCTTTGGGCATTCCTCAACATCCAGTGGAATGGCTAAAATAACCTACGGAACAGGATCCTTTGCAATGCTCAACACAGGCACTGATATCCCGAAATCAGGGGCCCTGATCAACACAGTCGCGTTCGGACTCCATGGCAGGAAGGTAAATTATGCGCTGGAGGGAAGCGTATTCAGTGCAGGGTTTGCCATTGACTGGGTAAAGAATCTCCTGCATGTAAGGTCATTTGCAAGATTTGAGGAAATGGCGGAAACAGCCAGGCCACAGAATTCCTTTATGGTTCCTGCATTTTCTGGAATGGGTTCTCCTTACTGGGACCCTGATGCCAGGGGACTTATAATAGGTCTCAGTGGATCTTCAGGAAGAAGGGATTTCGCCAGAATGGCATACGAATCCGTTGCGTTCCAGACCGAGGACGTTTTAAGGGAGATGGAAAAAGCATCCCAGATAAGGGCGGCAAGGGTAGATGGCGGGCTGTCCATAAGCAATTTTCTTATGCAGCTCCAGGCAGACCTTTCCGGCATAAAAATAATGAAAACAGGCTCACCTGAAATTACTGCAGCTGGGGCTGCATATATAGCAGGGATTGCAGCAGGAATCTGGGAAATAGATGATATACAGGTAATGGCAAGAATTGAGAAGGAATACATCCCCGAGGATGGAAAAAACAATGCACTGGAGAGGTACCCGCTATGGAGGGAGGCCGTAACACGATCACTTAAATGGGTGGATTCTAATCAGAAACAGCAAAATATTATATAA
- a CDS encoding cupin domain-containing protein, giving the protein MNGYYKGNIEDVPAQEVKVGNSKDTYIQWLITDKQEKSYAMRRFVIKSGGFIQLHYHDYFESLYIMKGKCDATVNGESMQLQAGDFIFIDTKFEHELRNPGKKDLEFICVINYTANMDITPVYRD; this is encoded by the coding sequence ATGAACGGTTATTATAAGGGGAATATAGAGGATGTTCCTGCACAGGAGGTGAAGGTCGGTAATTCAAAGGACACATATATACAGTGGCTTATAACAGATAAACAGGAAAAATCATACGCCATGAGAAGATTTGTCATAAAGTCCGGAGGATTCATACAGCTGCATTATCATGATTATTTTGAAAGCCTGTACATAATGAAGGGAAAATGTGACGCCACGGTTAATGGTGAAAGCATGCAGCTCCAGGCCGGTGATTTTATATTCATCGATACAAAATTCGAGCATGAGCTCAGGAATCCTGGAAAGAAAGACCTTGAATTCATATGCGTTATAAATTATACCGCTAATATGGACATTACGCCTGTTTACCGTGACTGA
- a CDS encoding dihydrolipoyl dehydrogenase, with protein sequence MEEYDVVTIGAGGAAYPAAFRLKQSGYSVVMIDEKGIMSGNCLSEGCVPSKAIIDTVHNYKIMKEFSHFKLDYKDIIKRKDEVQKMRYRIHAEELEHAGLKIIKGTARILDRHTLEVDTAAEKLKLKFRHLIIGSGAYTYVLKIPGAEYCITSADLFKIDPAVKAVPESIAIIGGGYIGVETASFMSILGSKVTMIERSDRLLTDMDAGIVEKLTGMLPEMVIHLNNEVKSIEKSGDKLKTTIINENGEKNYIVSDAVMMATGREPLIPQGTEECGIEVERKGIKVNSSMQTNIPHIYATGDVNGLTPLFHAAKRQSLVAAANIMAGDTQVERFDSDSVPFTLFSIPNMSFVGITPEIARERKIEYSKVTYHMAGDSMAEIRNETCGEITMLFDGNLKIIGGYVIGNDAGDIINEIALGIHKGLNARDFAEMAHQHPMTFEGLDSAARKLF encoded by the coding sequence ATGGAAGAATACGATGTTGTCACAATAGGTGCCGGCGGGGCTGCCTACCCGGCTGCGTTCAGATTGAAGCAATCAGGATACAGTGTGGTTATGATTGATGAAAAAGGCATAATGTCCGGAAACTGCCTTTCCGAGGGGTGTGTCCCATCAAAGGCCATTATTGACACTGTACACAATTATAAGATAATGAAGGAATTTTCACATTTTAAGCTGGACTATAAGGACATAATCAAAAGGAAGGATGAGGTACAGAAAATGCGATACAGGATCCATGCAGAGGAACTGGAACATGCTGGATTAAAAATCATAAAGGGAACTGCAAGGATACTGGACAGGCACACACTTGAGGTTGACACGGCAGCAGAAAAATTAAAGTTGAAGTTCAGGCACCTTATTATAGGTTCCGGCGCCTATACCTACGTGCTCAAAATCCCGGGTGCGGAATACTGTATTACAAGCGCAGATCTATTCAAAATCGATCCGGCTGTAAAGGCGGTGCCAGAATCCATAGCCATTATAGGTGGTGGATATATAGGGGTTGAAACTGCATCCTTCATGTCGATTCTTGGTTCAAAGGTCACCATGATAGAAAGATCTGATCGCCTTTTAACAGATATGGATGCAGGCATTGTGGAAAAACTAACAGGAATGCTGCCTGAAATGGTAATACATCTTAACAACGAGGTTAAATCCATAGAAAAGTCCGGGGATAAACTGAAAACTACAATAATCAATGAAAATGGGGAGAAAAACTATATTGTTTCTGATGCAGTAATGATGGCAACCGGAAGGGAGCCCTTGATTCCCCAGGGTACTGAGGAGTGCGGGATTGAGGTAGAAAGGAAGGGCATAAAGGTAAATTCATCAATGCAGACAAATATACCGCATATATACGCTACAGGTGATGTCAATGGATTAACACCCCTTTTTCATGCTGCTAAAAGGCAGTCCCTGGTTGCGGCTGCAAACATTATGGCAGGAGACACCCAGGTTGAACGTTTTGACAGTGATTCTGTGCCATTTACACTGTTTTCAATTCCAAACATGTCCTTTGTAGGCATAACCCCTGAAATTGCAAGGGAAAGGAAAATTGAGTACAGTAAGGTTACATACCATATGGCTGGAGATAGCATGGCCGAGATCCGCAATGAAACATGCGGGGAGATAACCATGCTGTTTGACGGGAATTTAAAGATAATAGGTGGATATGTGATAGGAAACGATGCCGGGGACATTATAAATGAAATAGCACTGGGAATACATAAAGGCTTGAATGCAAGGGATTTTGCAGAGATGGCACACCAGCATCCCATGACCTTTGAAGGACTTGATTCTGCAGCAAGAAAGCTCTTCTGA